The Candidatus Koribacter versatilis Ellin345 genome has a segment encoding these proteins:
- the accB gene encoding acetyl-CoA carboxylase biotin carboxyl carrier protein has translation MNQKEIKELIEFLIEKDITEFELERGDVKLRVKRGAETHVVAAPVMQAAPIITSAPVAAPAPSASSASKAPAPVAAPAAPPADDADLHYVKSPIVGTYYESPSPGSPPFIKVGDRVKEGQVLCIVEAMKLMNEIEADASGEIVKMLVSNGAPVEYGMPLFAIRK, from the coding sequence ATGAACCAGAAAGAAATCAAAGAACTCATCGAATTTCTAATTGAAAAGGACATCACCGAGTTTGAGTTGGAACGCGGGGATGTGAAGCTGCGCGTAAAACGCGGCGCGGAAACTCATGTTGTCGCGGCCCCGGTAATGCAAGCTGCGCCGATCATTACTTCGGCCCCGGTCGCGGCCCCAGCGCCCAGCGCTTCATCGGCCTCGAAGGCACCGGCTCCGGTGGCAGCACCGGCAGCGCCTCCGGCGGACGATGCCGACCTTCACTATGTGAAGTCGCCGATCGTGGGCACGTATTACGAATCGCCTTCGCCGGGATCGCCGCCGTTCATCAAGGTTGGTGATCGCGTGAAAGAAGGCCAGGTGCTTTGCATCGTGGAAGCAATGAAGCTGATGAACGAAATTGAAGCCGATGCCAGCGGCGAGATTGTGAAGATGCTGGTGTCGAATGGCGCGCCGGTGGAATACGGGATGCCGCTGTTCGCCATCCGTAAGTAG
- a CDS encoding M24 family metallopeptidase: MRKRPRSSEPDYAPRVQKLDHALCGLKLDSILITHLPNIRYLCGFTGSNGLLLSIRGKRTFFTDGRYTEQAEQEVTGTRVVVPKGSLIAEAAKLIAASKITRLGFEADRTTVTREQAIKKALPKSVKLTPTASVVDRIRMVKDEHELALIKEAVIMGADLLTPAIETIRPGVKESEVTAEIEYAARRWGAEAMSFETIVAAGVRSALPHGRASNALIPKRGFVILDLGVILHGYCSDMTRTVHVGSVPRRSREIFQAVLDAQLAATAAVKPGATAGDVDFAARSVLKRAKLDRYFIHSTGHGVGLEIHEQPRIARDQKEVLEPGMVITIEPGVYLPGEGGVRIEDMVVVTERGHQVLTPATKELLEL, from the coding sequence ATGCGAAAGCGCCCTCGCTCTTCTGAACCCGACTATGCGCCGCGCGTGCAGAAACTCGACCACGCACTCTGCGGACTCAAACTCGACTCCATCCTGATCACGCATCTGCCGAACATCCGCTATCTTTGCGGATTCACCGGCAGCAATGGACTGCTGCTGTCGATCCGCGGCAAGCGCACGTTCTTCACCGACGGGCGCTACACCGAGCAGGCGGAGCAGGAGGTGACGGGCACGAGGGTCGTGGTGCCGAAAGGGAGCCTGATCGCCGAGGCAGCAAAGCTAATCGCCGCGAGCAAGATCACGCGGCTAGGTTTCGAAGCCGATCGCACCACCGTGACCAGAGAGCAGGCCATCAAGAAGGCGCTCCCGAAATCGGTAAAGCTGACGCCGACTGCGTCGGTCGTGGACCGCATTCGGATGGTCAAAGACGAGCACGAGCTGGCGCTGATCAAGGAAGCCGTGATCATGGGCGCCGACCTGCTGACTCCGGCGATCGAGACGATTCGCCCGGGCGTGAAGGAGTCCGAAGTCACGGCGGAGATTGAGTACGCCGCCCGGCGCTGGGGCGCCGAGGCCATGTCATTCGAGACCATTGTGGCGGCCGGCGTACGCAGCGCTTTGCCCCACGGACGGGCGTCTAACGCGTTGATTCCAAAGCGCGGATTCGTGATCCTAGACCTGGGTGTTATACTCCACGGTTACTGTTCGGACATGACCCGCACCGTACACGTCGGGTCAGTTCCGCGCCGTTCCCGCGAAATTTTCCAGGCAGTCCTGGACGCTCAACTAGCGGCAACGGCAGCCGTTAAGCCCGGAGCGACCGCTGGCGATGTGGATTTTGCTGCGCGGTCGGTATTGAAGCGAGCGAAGTTAGACCGCTACTTCATTCACTCGACGGGCCACGGGGTGGGGTTAGAGATCCACGAACAGCCGCGCATTGCGCGGGATCAAAAAGAAGTTCTCGAGCCGGGCATGGTGATTACGATCGAGCCCGGCGTTTATCTGCCCGGTGAGGGCGGTGTGCGGATTGAAGACATGGTTGTGGTGACCGAGCGAGGGCACCAGGTCCTGACGCCCGCCACCAAGGAACTGCTCGAGTTATAG
- a CDS encoding LytR/AlgR family response regulator transcription factor, producing MKIRTLIVDDEPLARRRILSLLQPDPSFDILGECGNGKDAADKICELKPDLVFLDVQMPKLDGFGVLEAVATTHLPQIIFVTAFDQYAVKAFDAHAVDYLLKPFKQERFMDAVLRAKAQFQQAAAPVNGNAPEENNKLLSLLRHVNTDSDRLVVRSGGKVVFLRASEVEWIEAAANYIKLYSQQRVFTVREKISSLEEALPNGKFMRIHRSVIVNLSMVQEIQPCGGGEFVVILRNGRELPLGRTYRSKIDELVHQLR from the coding sequence ATGAAGATCCGAACCTTGATCGTGGACGACGAACCTCTGGCAAGACGACGAATACTGTCTCTACTTCAGCCTGACCCGTCGTTCGACATTCTCGGCGAGTGCGGGAATGGCAAAGACGCAGCGGACAAGATCTGCGAACTCAAGCCTGACCTCGTCTTTCTCGACGTGCAGATGCCAAAGCTCGACGGCTTCGGTGTGCTCGAGGCGGTTGCGACCACTCACCTCCCACAAATCATTTTTGTTACAGCTTTCGACCAGTACGCGGTGAAGGCCTTCGACGCCCACGCGGTCGACTATCTCCTCAAGCCTTTTAAGCAGGAGCGTTTTATGGATGCGGTTTTACGGGCCAAGGCACAATTCCAGCAAGCCGCCGCGCCGGTGAACGGGAATGCGCCGGAAGAGAACAACAAGCTGCTGTCGCTGTTGCGGCACGTGAATACCGATAGCGATCGTCTGGTGGTGCGCAGTGGCGGCAAGGTTGTCTTCCTGCGCGCATCTGAAGTCGAGTGGATCGAAGCGGCGGCGAACTACATCAAGCTGTACTCGCAGCAAAGGGTGTTCACTGTCCGCGAGAAGATCAGCTCGCTGGAAGAAGCGCTGCCGAATGGGAAGTTCATGCGCATTCATCGCTCGGTGATCGTGAATTTGAGCATGGTGCAGGAGATCCAGCCATGTGGCGGCGGCGAGTTCGTGGTCATCCTGCGCAACGGACGCGAACTGCCACTGGGACGCACCTATCGCTCGAAGATTGACGAGCTAGTACACCAACTTAGGTAA
- a CDS encoding sensor histidine kinase, with product MKRILLRLGLIFGAWTAFALVAIVNVYLVRSKLGMTAEFWKTAAEIVLEYWVYAALTPPVLYVAHRFPFTSKNWPQTVVVHFACYMAFSWAAVGLDELLKVPIMLPKQFQGSTVWFRFLHTFYDSLWMYVPLIALSAAYEYYARFTERDKRAAQLEAQLTRAELEALRNQLHPHFLFNTLNSIASLMHEDVQGADDMIADLSYMLRAYLRDTNEQEISLRQELDLLETYLRIQKRRFEDQLSYTIDVAETLYNAAVPTLLLQPFVENAILHGIAPSCSPGHVTVSARQLGGHLMLTVFDDGVGFTPGEMEGIGVSNSRSRLKQLYGEDQKVELVSAPGQGTTVTVRLPFQFILPNAGSMVDEDPNLDRGRRTSGKTTNTVSTSA from the coding sequence GTGAAGCGCATACTCCTTAGATTAGGGCTCATTTTCGGCGCATGGACGGCGTTTGCACTCGTCGCAATCGTGAATGTATACCTCGTCCGCTCCAAGCTCGGCATGACTGCCGAGTTCTGGAAGACCGCCGCCGAAATCGTCCTGGAGTATTGGGTTTACGCGGCGCTCACGCCGCCTGTGCTGTACGTTGCACACCGCTTCCCATTCACCTCGAAGAACTGGCCGCAAACTGTCGTCGTCCACTTCGCCTGTTACATGGCATTTTCCTGGGCAGCGGTCGGTCTGGACGAGTTGCTCAAAGTCCCGATCATGTTGCCCAAGCAGTTCCAGGGTTCCACCGTCTGGTTCCGCTTTCTGCATACCTTCTACGACAGCCTCTGGATGTACGTGCCGCTAATCGCGCTCTCGGCGGCCTACGAGTACTACGCCCGCTTCACCGAACGCGATAAGCGCGCTGCCCAGCTGGAAGCCCAGCTCACCCGCGCCGAGCTGGAAGCCCTGCGAAACCAATTACATCCGCACTTCCTGTTCAATACCCTGAACTCTATCGCCAGCCTGATGCACGAGGACGTGCAGGGCGCCGACGACATGATCGCCGACCTCAGCTATATGCTGCGCGCTTATCTGCGGGACACCAATGAGCAGGAAATATCTTTGCGGCAAGAATTGGACCTTTTGGAGACCTATTTACGTATCCAGAAGAGGCGGTTTGAGGACCAGCTGAGCTATACCATCGACGTCGCGGAAACCTTGTACAACGCCGCGGTGCCGACGCTCTTGCTGCAGCCTTTCGTGGAGAACGCGATTCTCCACGGGATTGCCCCGAGCTGCTCGCCGGGCCACGTAACGGTTTCCGCGCGCCAGCTTGGCGGACACCTGATGCTTACAGTGTTTGACGACGGTGTCGGCTTTACGCCGGGCGAAATGGAAGGGATCGGTGTAAGCAATAGCCGGTCGAGATTGAAGCAGTTATACGGCGAAGACCAGAAAGTTGAATTGGTCAGCGCCCCAGGCCAAGGAACGACTGTAACGGTGAGGTTGCCGTTCCAGTTCATTTTGCCGAATGCAGGGAGCATGGTCGATGAAGATCCGAACCTTGATCGTGGACGACGAACCTCTGGCAAGACGACGAATACTGTCTCTACTTCAGCCTGA
- a CDS encoding NAD(P)/FAD-dependent oxidoreductase, translating into METAEIVIIGGGIVGSSIAWHLTEAGVTDVVVLERETQQGKGSTGKSMGGVRAQFSTDVNIRMSLYSIPFYAEFDERLGNPAGYRPQGYLFLATKPAHLDYLKANQEKQIALGLKTARMVSGDEIASEYPLLRTDDVLGGAFCSTDGFVDPYSAMCGFSASACDRGVRVWKHAEVIAIHRDANGVCEIETTRGSIATRKAVNAAGAWAASVAKLCNLDLPVEPLRRMLLPTEPFADYPHRAPMTIDMSNGFHFRPESLGFLLAWADPQETRSFDTNFDPTFVEKVLTLAADRVPCFENLAINPKRGWAGLYEMTPDHHPILGEAPGVPGFYLANGFSGHGVMHAPATGKILSDLLLNGRTELIDAELLSLSRFAEDRMIHETAVL; encoded by the coding sequence ATGGAAACCGCGGAAATCGTCATCATTGGCGGAGGCATCGTCGGCTCCAGCATCGCCTGGCACTTAACCGAAGCCGGTGTGACCGACGTGGTAGTTCTTGAGCGCGAGACGCAGCAGGGCAAAGGCTCTACCGGGAAAAGTATGGGCGGGGTACGCGCCCAGTTTTCCACCGACGTCAACATCCGCATGTCGCTCTATTCGATTCCGTTTTACGCCGAGTTCGACGAGCGCCTCGGCAATCCTGCGGGTTATCGTCCCCAAGGATATTTGTTTCTGGCGACGAAGCCCGCGCACCTGGATTACCTGAAGGCGAACCAGGAGAAACAGATCGCGTTGGGATTGAAAACGGCGCGCATGGTTTCTGGCGATGAGATCGCATCAGAGTATCCGCTACTTCGCACCGACGATGTTCTCGGCGGCGCGTTCTGTTCGACCGACGGCTTCGTCGATCCATACAGCGCGATGTGCGGATTCAGCGCGAGTGCCTGCGATCGTGGAGTGCGGGTGTGGAAACACGCGGAGGTCATCGCGATCCATCGCGACGCGAACGGTGTTTGCGAAATTGAAACCACGCGTGGATCAATTGCAACCCGCAAAGCTGTGAACGCCGCCGGAGCTTGGGCCGCATCGGTTGCGAAACTCTGCAACCTTGATTTGCCCGTCGAGCCCCTGCGCCGCATGCTGCTGCCGACCGAACCGTTCGCTGACTATCCGCATCGTGCGCCGATGACCATCGATATGAGCAACGGCTTCCACTTCAGGCCGGAGAGCCTCGGGTTTCTGCTTGCATGGGCCGACCCCCAGGAGACGCGCAGCTTCGATACCAACTTCGATCCAACGTTCGTCGAGAAGGTACTTACGCTGGCGGCCGATCGCGTCCCGTGTTTTGAGAACCTCGCCATCAATCCCAAGCGCGGGTGGGCCGGTTTGTACGAGATGACGCCGGACCATCATCCGATCCTCGGGGAAGCGCCCGGAGTTCCCGGCTTCTACCTTGCCAACGGGTTCAGTGGTCACGGCGTGATGCATGCACCCGCGACCGGCAAGATTCTCTCCGACCTGCTGCTGAATGGCAGAACCGAGTTGATCGATGCAGAGTTGCTCTCGCTATCGCGCTTTGCCGAAGACCGCATGATCCACGAAACTGCAGTGCTTTAG
- a CDS encoding AsmA family protein has product MRSLPTLTKAKWLLLCCAVILLVTAGTALYVAPRWPYRKAELIRRLEDATGSRVEIGRFHQTFFPHPGCVAENLTLTNSDPAHPKITVQKVTVSGLYSGLIGSEKHIRMLSLEGMRIAFPPQNPESSGGQNDVRPQRVGVPSGIKFDQVEARNSQIVFARKNPEKEPRTFAIYDVILKSFAPGEAIHFNAVLRIPVPPAEVNVDGVFGPLTGDAIGKAQLKGRFTMKNADLSKFHALMGTLSAQGQFEGQLEGLTVNATTNVPDFGTKATHHTIPLNTDFTAVVDGTNGDVQFQPVHALLGETKLIATGKLEEVPDANGKRLTLHIASQEARIQDLMVLFTHSKPPLQGATRFDMSVQLPPDKKPFEERLQATAHFGIRGSKFSKQQTEQKVSDLSQRAQGNTKDDDPPPVMTDLSGDVNLAGGTANFSRLDISIPGASAALHGTYKLETHAVDLHGMLHTDANLSDATTGFKAFLMKVVELAKKKNKNGATVPVKITGSYERPDFGLDAPAEK; this is encoded by the coding sequence ATGCGCTCACTTCCTACCCTCACCAAAGCCAAGTGGCTTCTGCTGTGTTGCGCCGTAATTCTGCTCGTGACCGCAGGAACGGCATTGTATGTGGCCCCACGATGGCCCTATCGCAAAGCAGAACTCATCAGACGACTCGAAGATGCGACCGGCTCTCGAGTCGAGATTGGCCGGTTCCATCAGACGTTCTTCCCGCATCCCGGTTGCGTGGCGGAGAACCTGACGCTCACAAACTCCGATCCTGCTCACCCGAAAATTACAGTGCAGAAAGTGACGGTCAGCGGCCTCTATTCCGGTTTGATCGGGAGCGAGAAGCATATTCGGATGCTGAGCCTCGAAGGCATGCGCATCGCTTTCCCTCCCCAGAATCCAGAATCATCGGGAGGCCAAAACGACGTGCGGCCGCAGAGGGTTGGGGTGCCAAGTGGCATCAAATTTGACCAGGTCGAAGCGCGCAATTCGCAGATTGTTTTCGCTCGTAAGAACCCAGAGAAAGAACCGCGAACGTTTGCTATTTACGACGTAATCCTGAAATCATTCGCGCCCGGTGAGGCAATCCACTTCAACGCGGTGTTGCGGATTCCAGTGCCTCCTGCCGAAGTGAACGTCGATGGAGTGTTCGGGCCTCTCACCGGCGATGCGATCGGCAAGGCACAATTGAAAGGTCGCTTTACGATGAAGAACGCGGACTTATCCAAGTTCCACGCGTTGATGGGAACGCTTTCCGCTCAAGGTCAATTTGAAGGCCAGTTAGAGGGCCTGACCGTCAATGCGACTACGAATGTTCCGGACTTCGGCACGAAGGCAACCCATCACACCATCCCCCTGAATACTGACTTCACGGCGGTGGTTGATGGAACCAATGGCGACGTCCAGTTTCAGCCGGTGCATGCGCTTCTCGGGGAAACGAAATTGATCGCGACGGGCAAACTCGAGGAAGTACCGGATGCGAACGGGAAACGCCTGACCCTCCATATCGCTTCACAGGAGGCGCGCATCCAGGATCTGATGGTTCTGTTCACACATTCGAAGCCGCCATTACAAGGGGCGACGCGCTTCGACATGAGCGTGCAATTACCTCCAGATAAGAAGCCCTTTGAAGAACGACTCCAGGCCACGGCGCATTTCGGCATCCGTGGCTCGAAATTCAGCAAACAACAAACGGAACAAAAAGTGAGCGATCTCAGTCAACGAGCCCAGGGAAATACAAAAGACGACGATCCCCCTCCCGTAATGACGGACCTTTCAGGGGATGTGAACCTCGCCGGCGGAACCGCGAACTTCTCCCGCCTCGACATCAGTATCCCCGGGGCGAGCGCTGCCCTGCATGGCACATACAAACTGGAGACCCACGCCGTGGACCTGCACGGAATGCTTCACACCGACGCGAACCTTTCGGACGCAACGACGGGTTTCAAGGCGTTCCTCATGAAGGTCGTAGAACTGGCGAAGAAGAAGAACAAGAATGGCGCAACAGTCCCGGTGAAGATTACCGGATCGTATGAGAGACCTGATTTCGGATTAGACGCCCCTGCGGAAAAATGA
- the glgX gene encoding glycogen debranching protein GlgX — protein sequence MARPPRTPAQPVPGLTHPLGATICPEGVNFSLFSRHATGVELLFFDHAEDAQPTRVFRLDPVRNRTYYYWHLCIPDVSPGQLYGYRVYGPFAPDKGHRFNPEKLLLDPYGRCVVTPKTYSRDAAITPGDNCATAMKNAVVDVHDYDWEGDEPLRCPASRTIVYEMHVRGFTRNPNSGVAEEKRGTFAGVIEKIPYLKDLGITAVELLPVFEFDPLDCPPGLVNYWGYAPVSFFSPHKAYSSGHAYLAAINEFRDMVKALHRAGIEVILDVVYNHTAEGSETGPTFSFKGIDNLTYYILESDRCRYANYSGTGNTFKANHPVVRRMIVDSLCYWVEEMHVDGFRFDLASILARDSSGNTMANPPALWDIESEPRLAGTKFMAEAWDAAGLYQVGTFVGDSWKEWNGRFRDDVRDFFRGEDGTVCKLASRLLGSPDIYGHKGREAEQSVNFVTCHDGFTLNDLVSYEVKHNEANREQNRDGHDDNRSWNCGVEGPTNDPAINRLRNKQVKNFLATTLLSLGMPMLTMGDEVRHTQRGNNNAYCQDNELSWFDWSLLDEHADIHRFVKMIALRRLLRDVAPEQERRSLTEFLESARKTWHGVELDQPDWADHSHSIALCIEVAEEGIVFHFILNGYTEGLDFELPPRLNGSRWRRWIDTSLDSPDDIVNWRTAPAIQGPRYHAAAHSTVVLISATDGP from the coding sequence ATGGCCCGACCGCCGCGAACTCCCGCCCAGCCTGTGCCCGGCCTAACCCACCCGCTCGGCGCGACCATTTGCCCTGAGGGCGTTAACTTCAGCCTATTTTCGCGGCATGCTACCGGTGTCGAGCTGCTTTTCTTTGACCACGCAGAAGACGCCCAGCCTACTCGTGTGTTCCGGCTGGATCCCGTGCGAAATCGAACCTATTACTACTGGCACCTCTGCATACCGGACGTCTCGCCCGGCCAGCTATACGGCTATCGCGTGTACGGGCCATTCGCGCCGGACAAAGGGCACCGCTTCAATCCCGAGAAGCTGCTGCTCGATCCTTATGGTCGTTGTGTCGTCACGCCGAAGACATATAGCCGGGATGCCGCCATTACTCCGGGCGACAACTGCGCCACGGCGATGAAGAATGCCGTCGTGGACGTGCACGATTACGACTGGGAGGGCGATGAACCGTTACGATGTCCCGCCAGCCGAACCATTGTTTACGAGATGCATGTCCGCGGCTTCACCCGGAATCCCAACTCCGGCGTTGCTGAAGAGAAGCGCGGCACATTTGCTGGTGTCATCGAAAAAATTCCTTACCTGAAAGATCTCGGGATCACCGCGGTTGAGTTGCTGCCGGTTTTCGAATTCGATCCGCTCGACTGTCCTCCGGGGCTGGTGAATTACTGGGGCTATGCGCCCGTTTCTTTCTTCTCGCCGCACAAGGCGTACAGCTCAGGGCACGCCTATCTCGCGGCGATCAACGAATTCCGCGACATGGTGAAAGCGCTGCATCGCGCGGGAATCGAAGTCATCCTCGACGTGGTTTACAACCATACCGCTGAAGGAAGTGAAACCGGTCCAACCTTCAGCTTCAAGGGCATTGATAACCTCACCTACTACATTCTCGAGAGTGATCGTTGCCGCTACGCCAACTACAGCGGTACCGGCAACACATTCAAAGCCAACCATCCCGTCGTCCGCCGCATGATTGTGGACAGCCTTTGTTACTGGGTGGAAGAGATGCACGTGGATGGTTTCCGCTTCGACCTCGCGTCGATCCTCGCGCGCGATTCCAGCGGCAACACGATGGCGAATCCGCCGGCGCTGTGGGACATCGAATCCGAGCCGCGCCTGGCTGGAACGAAGTTTATGGCCGAAGCCTGGGACGCCGCCGGCCTCTACCAGGTCGGCACCTTTGTCGGCGACTCTTGGAAGGAATGGAACGGCCGCTTCCGCGACGATGTGCGCGACTTCTTTCGCGGCGAGGATGGCACTGTTTGCAAGCTGGCGTCGCGCTTACTTGGCAGCCCGGATATCTACGGGCACAAGGGAAGAGAGGCCGAGCAGAGCGTGAACTTTGTCACCTGTCACGATGGCTTCACCCTCAACGATCTGGTTTCGTACGAGGTGAAGCACAATGAAGCGAATCGCGAGCAGAATCGCGATGGTCACGACGACAACCGGAGCTGGAACTGCGGCGTGGAAGGCCCGACGAATGATCCTGCGATCAACCGGTTGCGCAATAAACAGGTAAAGAATTTTCTCGCGACAACACTGCTCTCGCTCGGCATGCCCATGCTCACCATGGGTGACGAAGTGCGCCACACGCAGCGCGGCAACAACAACGCCTATTGCCAGGACAACGAGCTCAGTTGGTTCGACTGGAGCTTGCTGGACGAGCATGCCGATATTCACCGCTTTGTGAAAATGATTGCCCTGAGGCGTCTTCTGCGCGACGTTGCGCCGGAGCAGGAACGTAGATCACTGACGGAATTTCTCGAGTCGGCACGCAAAACCTGGCATGGTGTGGAACTCGACCAACCGGACTGGGCGGACCATTCGCACTCGATCGCGCTGTGCATTGAGGTGGCAGAGGAAGGCATCGTCTTCCACTTTATTCTAAACGGCTACACCGAAGGGCTCGATTTCGAACTTCCACCACGCCTCAACGGTTCGCGCTGGCGACGGTGGATTGATACCAGCCTCGACTCTCCTGATGACATCGTGAACTGGCGAACCGCTCCCGCCATACAGGGCCCGCGTTACCACGCGGCCGCGCATTCCACGGTTGTGCTGATCTCCGCAACGGACGGCCCATAG